In Lacrimispora indolis DSM 755, a genomic segment contains:
- the tyrS gene encoding tyrosine--tRNA ligase, protein MTIYEELKARGLIAQVTNEEEISKMVNEGKAVFYIGFDPTADSLHVGHFMALCLMKRLQEAGNKPIALIGGGTGMVGDPSGRSDMRQMMTVDMIQHNCDCFKKQMSRFIDFSEGKALMVNNADWLLELNYIDFLREVGPHFSVNRMLSAECYKQRMEKGLSFLEFNYMIMQSYDFYELFNRYGCNMQFGGDDQWSNMLGGTELIRRKLGKDAHAMTITLLLNSEGNKMGKTQSGAVWLDPEKTSPFDFFQYWRNIADADVLKCLRMLTFLPIEQIDEMDGWEGSQLNEAKEILAYELTKLVHGEEEAQRSKESARALFTGGNAADMPTCELDEADFINESIDILSILQKSGLAPSRSEARRNVEQGGVIVEGEAVSDAKTVFTKEQLSGDGMIVKRGKKKFVRVIAKQ, encoded by the coding sequence ATGACGATTTATGAAGAATTAAAAGCCCGGGGCCTGATCGCCCAGGTGACAAACGAAGAAGAGATCAGTAAAATGGTAAACGAAGGAAAGGCCGTATTTTATATTGGATTTGATCCCACGGCAGACAGTCTTCATGTAGGTCATTTTATGGCCCTGTGTTTAATGAAACGCCTTCAGGAGGCAGGCAATAAGCCTATCGCCCTTATCGGCGGAGGAACCGGTATGGTTGGAGATCCGTCCGGAAGAAGCGACATGCGTCAGATGATGACCGTGGATATGATCCAGCATAACTGTGACTGCTTTAAAAAGCAGATGAGCCGTTTTATCGACTTTTCCGAAGGAAAGGCCCTTATGGTCAACAATGCTGACTGGCTGCTGGAGTTAAATTATATTGATTTTCTCAGGGAGGTAGGCCCGCACTTTTCCGTTAACCGCATGCTGTCCGCTGAATGCTATAAGCAGCGTATGGAAAAGGGATTAAGTTTCCTGGAGTTCAACTACATGATCATGCAGAGCTATGACTTTTATGAGCTGTTTAACCGCTATGGCTGCAACATGCAGTTTGGAGGAGATGACCAGTGGAGCAATATGCTTGGGGGCACGGAGCTGATCCGCCGGAAGCTGGGAAAGGATGCCCATGCCATGACCATTACCCTGCTTTTAAATTCCGAAGGAAACAAGATGGGAAAAACCCAGTCCGGTGCCGTGTGGCTTGATCCGGAAAAGACTTCTCCCTTTGATTTCTTCCAGTACTGGAGAAACATTGCCGATGCGGATGTACTAAAATGCCTGCGAATGCTCACCTTCCTTCCTATTGAGCAGATCGACGAAATGGACGGCTGGGAAGGCAGCCAGCTGAACGAGGCAAAGGAAATCCTGGCCTATGAGCTGACCAAGCTGGTACACGGGGAAGAGGAAGCCCAAAGATCAAAAGAGAGTGCCAGGGCACTGTTTACCGGAGGCAATGCGGCAGATATGCCAACCTGTGAGCTGGATGAGGCGGATTTTATTAACGAAAGCATTGACATCCTGTCCATTCTTCAAAAATCCGGCTTAGCACCCAGCCGTTCTGAGGCAAGGCGCAATGTGGAGCAGGGAGGAGTGATCGTGGAAGGAGAGGCTGTTTCTGATGCAAAGACTGTTTTCACAAAGGAGCAGTTGTCCGGAGATGGGATGATAGTAAAGAGAGGCAAGAAAAAGTTTGTAAGGGTGATTGCAAAGCAATAA
- a CDS encoding transaldolase family protein, whose amino-acid sequence MKYFLDSAKLDEIQFAYNTFGIDGVTTNPRHIMLSGKPFLTAIHGIADWIKSQGLDGYDRFPVSVEINPHLDEAEAMITEARKIAAISSNFVIKIPATEAGMTAARKLEAEGIRTNVTLVFSPAQAILPARNHSLFVSPFIGWKEANGEDCKAYIQNIVDIYKNYGFYKKTQIICAAIRTPKQIVECAVAGADIVTTGLDVYRDTMKHAYTNQGIETFINAWDNTITE is encoded by the coding sequence ATGAAGTATTTTTTAGACAGCGCAAAGCTTGATGAGATTCAGTTTGCTTACAACACATTTGGTATTGATGGTGTGACAACGAATCCAAGGCATATCATGCTTAGCGGAAAACCATTTCTTACGGCAATCCATGGCATTGCAGATTGGATAAAATCCCAGGGACTGGATGGGTATGACCGTTTTCCTGTATCAGTGGAAATCAATCCTCACCTGGATGAAGCAGAGGCCATGATAACGGAAGCCAGAAAGATTGCTGCAATCAGTTCTAATTTTGTAATCAAAATTCCCGCAACAGAGGCAGGAATGACTGCGGCCAGAAAACTGGAGGCAGAAGGCATCCGCACGAATGTAACATTGGTGTTTTCACCTGCCCAGGCCATTCTTCCAGCCAGGAATCATTCTCTGTTCGTATCCCCATTCATCGGATGGAAGGAGGCCAACGGTGAGGATTGTAAGGCTTACATACAAAATATTGTGGATATCTATAAGAATTATGGCTTTTACAAAAAGACACAGATTATCTGTGCGGCGATCCGTACTCCCAAGCAGATTGTGGAATGTGCCGTGGCAGGAGCCGACATTGTGACAACCGGCCTGGATGTATATCGGGATACCATGAAACACGCTTATACCAACCAGGGGATTGAAACCTTTATCAATGCCTGGGATAACACCATTACAGAATAG
- a CDS encoding NAD(P)-dependent oxidoreductase, translating to MKIGFIGLGIMGESMCENIVKKHDDTVYVFDFVKEKADLLAAKGAVACRDSVELAKVSDVIISMVPKSEHSKAVYTGILEVLDSTKTCIDMSTIDPSVSVKIAEMVKKTGAGFIDAPVVKSKPAAVAGKLGIYVGGDEETYERMRPILLYMGENVKHMGENGKGLVMKICHNALVSQIQNGVNETIALAARNGISLMDYGEAVSYGGGQNFYLDSKKAFLDAEDYTTAFSVENMAKDVSICMKLADECGFSMPGEQAVWGVYEKAMEAGYGNEDFCATIKIVKR from the coding sequence ATGAAGATCGGATTTATCGGACTTGGCATCATGGGCGAGTCCATGTGTGAGAATATAGTGAAAAAGCATGATGATACAGTCTATGTGTTTGACTTTGTAAAGGAAAAGGCGGACTTACTGGCGGCTAAAGGTGCTGTGGCGTGCAGGGATTCCGTGGAACTGGCAAAGGTGTCTGATGTGATTATTTCAATGGTCCCCAAGTCAGAGCACTCCAAAGCAGTGTACACGGGGATCCTGGAAGTGCTGGATTCCACGAAAACCTGCATTGACATGAGTACCATAGATCCCAGCGTATCAGTGAAAATTGCAGAGATGGTGAAAAAGACAGGAGCCGGATTCATCGATGCCCCGGTGGTAAAGTCAAAACCTGCGGCTGTTGCAGGTAAATTAGGAATCTATGTGGGCGGCGATGAGGAAACCTATGAGAGAATGCGCCCCATCCTCCTTTACATGGGAGAAAATGTAAAGCATATGGGGGAAAACGGCAAGGGGCTGGTAATGAAGATCTGCCACAATGCCCTGGTATCCCAGATTCAGAATGGGGTCAATGAAACCATTGCCTTAGCGGCAAGAAATGGAATTTCCCTTATGGATTATGGGGAAGCCGTCTCCTATGGCGGGGGCCAGAACTTTTATCTGGATTCCAAGAAAGCCTTTCTTGATGCAGAGGATTATACGACTGCCTTCTCAGTGGAAAACATGGCAAAGGATGTAAGTATCTGCATGAAGCTGGCAGATGAATGCGGCTTTTCAATGCCTGGAGAGCAGGCAGTATGGGGGGTTTATGAAAAGGCTATGGAAGCCGGATATGGAAATGAGGATTTTTGCGCTACTATAAAAATAGTAAAAAGATAG
- a CDS encoding DUF4867 family protein encodes MIKRLNEVNDVAVRSVFDEEFKTYGRVVTGYDFSDMVSYMEEKSLIPENGNIYLASVPEMEQVPGAAFLRDGFYGGMDIQVGYCNGRNTAYNGFEYHKGSEINIAVTDFMVVLGHVWEIKDNTYKTEDAKVFFVEKGTVVEMYQTTLHLSPCRVTDEGFKDIIILPRGTNTPLEHKPEAAEDEGKLLLQRNKWVIAHPEREPLIRQGAVPGLIGENKELKY; translated from the coding sequence ATGATTAAACGGTTAAACGAAGTCAACGATGTGGCAGTCCGCTCTGTTTTTGATGAGGAATTTAAAACATATGGACGGGTGGTCACAGGATATGATTTCTCGGACATGGTGTCTTACATGGAAGAAAAATCTCTTATACCGGAAAACGGCAACATATACCTGGCTTCTGTTCCTGAGATGGAACAGGTGCCTGGGGCAGCTTTTTTAAGAGATGGGTTTTACGGCGGGATGGACATACAGGTAGGGTACTGTAATGGAAGAAATACCGCTTACAATGGATTTGAATATCACAAAGGCAGTGAGATCAATATCGCCGTGACGGATTTCATGGTGGTTTTAGGCCATGTATGGGAGATTAAGGATAATACATACAAGACAGAGGATGCAAAGGTGTTTTTTGTGGAAAAAGGGACAGTTGTTGAGATGTACCAGACCACGCTCCACTTGTCACCCTGCCGGGTAACGGATGAAGGGTTTAAAGATATTATAATCCTTCCAAGGGGAACGAATACGCCTTTGGAGCATAAGCCGGAGGCAGCGGAGGACGAAGGAAAACTGCTTTTGCAGCGCAACAAATGGGTCATTGCCCATCCGGAACGGGAACCCTTGATCAGGCAGGGCGCTGTTCCGGGACTTATAGGGGAAAATAAGGAACTTAAGTATTAA
- a CDS encoding tripartite tricarboxylate transporter TctB family protein: MKFKIKTYFWSGLIMGLFSIAMLVVMPSEVRLPMYDSGAPSPRIIPGICLTGVLICSAVLLIQSLIFKKDRVIEFDWKKEKPCIFMILLLCFFTFLTIKAGFILAVVIVFPVMLFYCGERKPFIYIFTVAAGIGIFYLFKYVFHVSLPGFPGFGG, from the coding sequence GTGAAATTTAAGATTAAGACTTATTTTTGGTCCGGGCTTATCATGGGACTGTTTAGTATCGCAATGCTGGTAGTCATGCCGTCTGAAGTGCGCCTTCCCATGTACGACTCAGGTGCGCCAAGTCCGCGGATCATCCCGGGTATCTGTCTTACAGGAGTTTTGATCTGCTCCGCTGTACTGCTGATACAAAGCTTAATATTTAAAAAAGATAGAGTGATAGAATTTGACTGGAAAAAAGAGAAGCCCTGTATTTTCATGATTTTATTGCTGTGTTTCTTTACTTTCCTGACAATCAAAGCGGGATTTATTCTTGCCGTAGTCATCGTGTTTCCTGTGATGTTATTTTACTGCGGTGAGAGGAAGCCATTTATTTACATATTCACTGTGGCAGCAGGAATCGGTATCTTTTACCTGTTCAAGTATGTATTCCACGTTTCATTGCCTGGTTTTCCGGGATTTGGAGGTTGA
- a CDS encoding tripartite tricarboxylate transporter permease, with protein MGDIQQILLALQQVFTIGNLAVILGGLILGMIVGCIPGLSVTLGIILLLPLTYSFSSPDTAIISLLAVYVGGMYGGSISAITLNTPGTNSAIATTFDGYPLAKKGKVKKALDTSLFASTFGGLFSALLLMVCASLITKLVSKFASAEYFSMAILGISLIAGVSGESLAKGIISGLLGILMAAIGADAVTGVMRFTFGIDSLRYGIDMLPAMIALIALTQVVQKLRDFVLAEGNLDDITKIDKVGLTLKEAKSIIPACLRSSCVASFLGAMPGVGGGVAQFMCYNECRRASKRPQDFGKGSLEGIAAAEASNNAVVGSAMIPLLTLGIPGDGVTALLLGAFILHGIQPGPTMFTKQGVIAYSIIIGCLVANIFLYPIGMVLTRAVAKIVQVRYTYLAPVIIIFCFAGAFAATGNVKELVLTAAILIFSYFLTLLDISSTPLMLGMILADIMEMNFVTSMMSYDKDYLIFFKRPISCVILILTVILVISMLRINKKVEALNQAQMEEMKKEGMQKG; from the coding sequence ATGGGAGATATTCAGCAGATTCTGCTTGCACTGCAGCAGGTTTTTACGATTGGTAATTTAGCGGTCATTCTTGGCGGACTGATTCTGGGAATGATTGTAGGATGTATTCCGGGACTTAGCGTAACCCTTGGCATCATTTTACTTCTTCCCCTCACCTACAGCTTTTCTTCGCCGGACACGGCCATCATTTCCCTTCTGGCTGTTTATGTAGGCGGTATGTATGGAGGATCAATCAGTGCGATCACCCTTAATACGCCGGGAACGAACTCGGCGATTGCAACAACATTTGACGGATACCCCCTGGCAAAGAAAGGGAAGGTAAAAAAAGCCCTGGACACCTCTTTGTTTGCATCTACCTTCGGCGGTCTTTTTTCCGCTCTGCTCCTCATGGTGTGCGCTTCCCTCATAACAAAACTGGTGTCAAAATTTGCATCGGCAGAATACTTTTCCATGGCAATCCTGGGCATTTCGCTGATTGCAGGCGTAAGCGGCGAAAGCCTGGCAAAAGGAATTATATCCGGTCTGCTTGGCATCTTAATGGCTGCCATTGGAGCTGATGCGGTGACAGGTGTGATGCGCTTTACCTTTGGCATAGACTCTTTAAGGTATGGCATTGATATGCTGCCTGCCATGATCGCGCTGATTGCATTGACCCAGGTGGTCCAGAAGCTGCGGGATTTTGTTCTGGCAGAAGGGAATCTGGATGATATCACGAAGATTGACAAGGTTGGTTTAACACTGAAAGAAGCTAAATCAATTATTCCGGCCTGCCTTCGTTCTTCCTGCGTAGCCTCCTTTTTAGGCGCAATGCCGGGAGTGGGAGGCGGTGTGGCACAGTTTATGTGTTATAACGAGTGCCGACGGGCCTCCAAGCGTCCCCAGGATTTTGGAAAAGGGAGCCTGGAAGGAATTGCAGCAGCCGAGGCGAGCAACAATGCTGTGGTTGGTTCTGCCATGATTCCCCTGCTGACCCTGGGGATTCCCGGAGACGGCGTGACGGCGCTGCTGCTTGGAGCGTTTATTCTTCATGGAATTCAGCCGGGTCCCACCATGTTTACCAAGCAGGGCGTTATCGCTTATTCCATTATCATAGGCTGTCTGGTGGCAAATATTTTTCTCTATCCCATCGGCATGGTGCTGACCCGTGCAGTGGCAAAAATCGTGCAGGTGCGTTATACCTACCTGGCGCCTGTCATCATCATCTTTTGTTTTGCCGGAGCATTTGCAGCTACGGGAAACGTAAAAGAGCTGGTTTTAACGGCAGCTATCCTTATTTTCAGCTATTTTCTCACATTGCTGGATATTTCATCTACTCCTCTGATGCTTGGGATGATTCTTGCCGACATTATGGAGATGAACTTTGTAACCAGTATGATGAGCTATGATAAAGACTATCTGATTTTCTTCAAGCGTCCGATTTCCTGTGTGATTCTGATATTAACGGTAATTCTTGTGATTTCCATGCTCCGGATCAATAAGAAGGTGGAGGCTCTGAATCAGGCTCAAATGGAGGAAATGAAGAAAGAGGGCATGCAGAAGGGATGA
- a CDS encoding alpha-glucosidase gives MDWELNADGRRILSCKSGKPMIYVGYGEESVDMYRGNYRIEDYVVERRPLRVTGITEEPEGISMDLEGQIVLTVKVEGELAVLSFRQINPAINRFWFRVEADEKESCYGCGEQMSYFNLRGRHFPLWTSEPGVGRDKTTYVTWRSDVENKAGGDYYNTNYPQPTYVSARHYYLHVDSTAYADFDFRNRDFHELQIWEVPASIRIEAAPGFLELLEKLTAFLGRQPELPEWVYNGLIIGVQGGNDRSLGILEKTLDKGIKVSGLWCQDWCGKRVTSFGKRLQWDWKYHQEMYPDLPKRIQELHSRGIKFLGYINPYLVNDGELYKEGKARGYFATKGDGGDYLVDFGEFYCGVVDLTNPDAYEWYKNEVIKKHSLDIGIDGWMADFGEYLPTDDIRLYSGISPMKEHNRWPALWAKCNYEAVKESGKLGEVVYFMRAGGTGSQKYCTLLWAGDQSVDFTIHDGLATVICAALSAGMTGCGLSHSDIGGYTSLFDNKRTKELFLRWAEMAVFTPVMRTHEGNRPDTNFQYYEDEDCMEQLARLVEVYTMLAPYMKELVKENAEKGIPVQRPLFLHYEEDKRAYEVQYEYLLGPDLLVAPVYLEGQDTWDVYLPEGEWIHLWTGEEYRGGEAKVAAPVGDTPAFYLKSSEYAPLFEEIRRTHGKRESGR, from the coding sequence ATGGACTGGGAGCTAAATGCAGACGGCCGCAGGATACTCAGCTGTAAAAGCGGCAAGCCAATGATCTATGTGGGATACGGAGAAGAATCCGTGGATATGTACAGAGGCAATTACAGGATAGAGGACTATGTGGTGGAACGGCGTCCCTTAAGGGTTACCGGAATAACGGAGGAGCCGGAGGGCATTTCCATGGACTTGGAGGGCCAGATCGTGCTTACGGTTAAGGTTGAAGGAGAGCTTGCGGTCCTTTCCTTCCGGCAGATCAATCCGGCCATTAACCGGTTCTGGTTCAGAGTGGAGGCAGACGAGAAAGAATCCTGCTATGGCTGCGGAGAGCAGATGTCTTATTTTAATTTGAGAGGAAGGCATTTTCCCTTATGGACCTCTGAGCCGGGAGTGGGAAGGGATAAGACCACCTATGTGACATGGCGCTCGGATGTGGAAAATAAGGCGGGAGGGGATTATTACAATACCAACTACCCACAGCCCACCTATGTGTCCGCCAGGCACTATTACCTTCATGTGGATTCCACTGCTTATGCTGATTTTGACTTCAGGAACAGGGATTTCCATGAGCTTCAGATATGGGAGGTTCCGGCTTCCATACGCATTGAGGCAGCCCCCGGCTTCCTGGAGCTTTTAGAGAAACTGACAGCCTTTTTGGGCCGGCAGCCAGAGCTTCCGGAGTGGGTGTACAATGGCCTGATCATAGGCGTACAGGGGGGAAATGACCGTTCCTTGGGAATCCTTGAGAAGACTCTGGACAAAGGAATCAAGGTATCCGGCCTGTGGTGCCAGGACTGGTGCGGAAAAAGGGTCACATCCTTTGGAAAACGCCTTCAGTGGGATTGGAAATATCATCAGGAAATGTATCCGGACCTGCCAAAGCGTATACAGGAGCTTCACAGCAGGGGAATAAAATTCCTTGGCTATATCAATCCTTATCTGGTAAACGACGGGGAATTATATAAGGAAGGAAAGGCCAGGGGGTATTTTGCCACAAAAGGGGATGGAGGGGATTATCTGGTAGATTTCGGTGAGTTTTACTGCGGAGTGGTGGATTTGACCAATCCGGATGCCTATGAATGGTACAAAAATGAAGTGATCAAAAAACACAGCCTGGATATTGGAATTGACGGCTGGATGGCTGACTTTGGAGAATATCTCCCAACGGATGACATCAGGCTATACAGCGGAATATCCCCCATGAAAGAACATAACCGCTGGCCCGCTCTCTGGGCAAAGTGCAACTATGAAGCGGTAAAGGAAAGCGGAAAACTGGGAGAGGTGGTCTACTTTATGAGGGCTGGAGGAACCGGAAGCCAGAAGTACTGCACCCTGTTGTGGGCAGGAGACCAGTCCGTGGACTTTACCATTCATGACGGCCTTGCAACGGTTATCTGTGCGGCCTTAAGCGCCGGTATGACCGGCTGCGGCTTAAGTCACAGTGATATCGGCGGATACACCTCCCTGTTTGACAACAAAAGAACCAAGGAGCTGTTTTTAAGATGGGCTGAGATGGCCGTATTCACTCCAGTGATGCGCACCCATGAGGGGAACCGGCCAGACACTAATTTCCAGTACTATGAGGATGAGGACTGTATGGAACAGCTGGCAAGGCTGGTGGAGGTTTACACCATGCTGGCGCCCTACATGAAAGAGCTGGTAAAGGAAAATGCGGAAAAGGGAATCCCGGTTCAAAGGCCTCTGTTCCTCCACTATGAGGAGGATAAAAGAGCTTACGAAGTCCAGTACGAATACCTGCTGGGCCCGGATCTTCTGGTGGCTCCTGTGTATTTGGAAGGACAGGATACCTGGGATGTCTATCTGCCTGAAGGAGAATGGATTCACCTGTGGACAGGTGAAGAATACAGGGGCGGGGAGGCAAAGGTGGCTGCACCGGTTGGAGATACCCCGGCATTTTACTTAAAGTCCTCAGAATACGCCCCTTTGTTTGAAGAGATCCGCAGAACCCATGGGAAGCGGGAAAGCGGACGGTAA